A DNA window from Selenomonas sp. oral taxon 126 contains the following coding sequences:
- a CDS encoding saccharopine dehydrogenase family protein — HHEELGSLAKNIKGIKRIRFFMTFGESYLTHLRCLENVGMTSIEPIDFEGHKIIPLQFLKAVLPDPASLGPRTKGKTNIGCIFRGKKDGKEKNYYLYNVCDHEKCYAEVGSQAVAYTTGVPAMIGAMMVMTGKWRRPGVFNVEEFDPDPFMDALNVWGLPWQESHSPVLVD, encoded by the coding sequence GCACCACGAGGAACTCGGGTCGCTCGCGAAAAATATCAAAGGCATCAAGCGCATCCGCTTCTTTATGACGTTCGGCGAGAGCTATCTCACGCATCTGCGCTGCTTGGAGAACGTCGGCATGACCTCCATCGAGCCGATCGACTTCGAGGGGCACAAGATCATCCCGCTGCAGTTCCTGAAGGCAGTGCTGCCGGACCCCGCGAGCCTCGGCCCGCGCACGAAGGGCAAGACGAATATCGGCTGCATCTTCCGTGGGAAGAAGGACGGAAAAGAGAAGAACTACTACCTCTACAATGTCTGCGACCATGAAAAGTGCTACGCCGAGGTCGGCTCGCAGGCGGTTGCCTACACGACGGGCGTGCCCGCGATGATCGGCGCGATGATGGTGATGACGGGCAAGTGGCGGCGTCCCGGCGTGTTCAACGTCGAGGAGTTCGATCCCGATCCGTTCATGGACGCGCTGAACGTCTGGGGGCTGCCGTGGCAGGAGAGCCACAGCCCCGTACTGGTGGACTGA
- the nspC gene encoding carboxynorspermidine decarboxylase — MAARAAWRAEWGIVPTPSYLVYEELLEQNLKILAEIAQDTGAKVLLAQKCFSMYHYYPLIGRYLAGTTASGIYEARLSQEEMGKENHVFKPAYDAEEIDQLAAICDHIIFNSFAQWERFGAVARAQGASCGIRINPERSTQEHAIYDPCAPGSRLGVRIADFRADLLDGLDGLHFHTLCEQGADALEATLAAVEEKFGKYLHGMKWLNFGGGHHITREGYDIALLKRLIRHVQETYDVAVYLEPGEAVALNAGFLVAEVLEVQTGGNVILNTSATCHMPDVIEMPYRPPVIGAGEAGEKAHTYTLAGPTCLAGDTIGTYSFDAELRFGDRIVFGDMAIYTMVKNNTFNGMPLPNIIAVSPSGDWEVVREFGYDDFKMRL, encoded by the coding sequence ATGGCGGCGCGCGCGGCATGGCGGGCGGAGTGGGGCATAGTCCCAACGCCCTCCTACCTCGTCTATGAGGAGCTGCTCGAGCAAAATCTGAAGATCCTCGCGGAGATCGCGCAGGATACGGGCGCAAAGGTGCTCCTCGCACAGAAATGCTTCTCCATGTATCACTACTATCCGCTGATCGGGCGTTACCTCGCGGGAACGACGGCGAGCGGCATCTACGAGGCGCGGCTCTCGCAGGAGGAGATGGGGAAGGAGAACCATGTCTTCAAGCCCGCCTACGATGCGGAGGAGATCGATCAGCTCGCGGCGATCTGCGACCACATCATCTTCAACTCATTCGCCCAGTGGGAGCGCTTCGGCGCGGTGGCGCGGGCGCAGGGCGCGTCCTGCGGCATCCGCATCAACCCCGAGCGCTCGACGCAGGAGCACGCAATCTACGACCCGTGCGCGCCGGGCTCGCGCCTCGGCGTCAGGATTGCGGACTTCCGCGCGGATCTGCTCGACGGACTCGACGGGCTGCACTTTCACACGCTCTGCGAGCAGGGCGCGGATGCGCTCGAGGCGACGCTTGCAGCCGTCGAGGAGAAATTCGGGAAATACCTGCACGGCATGAAGTGGCTGAACTTTGGCGGCGGGCATCACATCACGCGCGAGGGATATGACATCGCGCTGCTGAAGCGGCTGATCCGCCATGTGCAGGAGACCTATGACGTGGCGGTCTATCTCGAGCCGGGCGAGGCAGTCGCGCTCAACGCGGGCTTCCTCGTCGCCGAGGTGCTTGAGGTGCAGACGGGCGGCAATGTCATACTGAACACGTCTGCGACCTGCCATATGCCCGATGTCATCGAGATGCCGTACCGTCCGCCCGTCATTGGTGCAGGCGAGGCGGGGGAGAAGGCGCACACCTATACGCTCGCAGGCCCGACCTGCCTTGCAGGTGATACGATCGGCACATATTCCTTCGATGCGGAGCTGCGCTTCGGCGACCGCATCGTCTTCGGCGACATGGCGATCTATACGATGGTGAAGAACAATACGTTCAACGGCATGCCGCTGCCGAACATCATCGCCGTTTCACCGAGCGGTGATTGGGAGGTCGTTCGTGAGTTCGGTTATGACGATTTTAAGATGAGGCTTTGA
- the ahpC gene encoding alkyl hydroperoxide reductase subunit C, whose translation MSLINKEISDFKVQAFQKKAGAAQGEFVEYTKDSIKGKWSVFFFYPADFTFVCPTELADLQEQYGEFQKIGCEIFGVSCDTHFVHKAWHESSDLVGKLTYPMLGDPTAKLARDFEVYIEEAGLAERGTFVVNPEGKIVSYEVSAGNVGRNAQELLRKVQALQFVAEHGDEVCPARWKPGEKTLKPSFDLVGKL comes from the coding sequence ATGTCACTCATCAACAAGGAAATCAGCGATTTTAAGGTGCAGGCATTCCAGAAGAAGGCGGGCGCAGCACAGGGCGAGTTCGTCGAGTACACGAAGGACAGCATCAAGGGCAAGTGGAGCGTGTTCTTCTTCTATCCGGCGGACTTCACGTTTGTCTGCCCGACGGAGCTGGCGGATCTGCAGGAGCAGTACGGCGAGTTCCAGAAGATCGGCTGCGAGATCTTCGGTGTTTCCTGCGACACCCACTTCGTTCACAAGGCATGGCATGAGAGCTCCGACCTCGTCGGCAAGCTGACCTACCCGATGCTCGGGGATCCGACGGCGAAGCTCGCACGTGACTTCGAGGTCTACATCGAGGAGGCGGGGCTTGCCGAGCGCGGCACGTTCGTTGTGAACCCCGAGGGCAAGATCGTTTCCTATGAGGTGAGTGCGGGCAATGTCGGCCGCAACGCGCAGGAGCTTCTCCGCAAGGTGCAGGCGCTTCAGTTCGTCGCTGAGCACGGTGATGAGGTTTGCCCTGCGCGCTGGAAGCCGGGCGAAAAGACGCTCAAGCCGAGCTTCGACCTCGTCGGCAAACTCTAA
- a CDS encoding FAD-dependent oxidoreductase — MYDAVIVGGGPAGLSAAIYLARAKCKVLVIEKDKVGGQITITADVVNYPGTGKVSGSELAAQMEEQARGFGAEFVTAEVIGLKLDQDIKELETTAGTVEALSVILATGANPRKVGFYGEKKFQGRGVAYCATCDAEFFTGMDIFVIGGGLAAVEESMFLSRYGKSVTMLVRSDKFRAPQTAVDALANYPNIKVRFNTVVERVGGETMISYADFRDETTGKVEHYMAKDGETFGVFVFAGYIPNTGLFREQIALNEQGYVITNEEKETNIKGVFAAGDVCIKTLRQVVTAVSDGAVSAVAAERHAAALHDRLNIPAFARAEVDAKRFEQRKASIEKEAAEGNETNFISADIREQLAAVFDKFETSVKLVGHYDDGDLSRELRGFMDEFAGLTDKVSYEEREDADGQPGIEVLRGDGTPSGITFHAVPGGHEFNSFILALYNVAGPGQELRDETRAKIEQISAPADVKVLMSLSCTMCPDVVAAVQRIAAERADVRADIFDIRYFPELKEKYSVMSVPCMIVGEDLFFGKKNIDEVADILVNRG, encoded by the coding sequence ATGTATGATGCCGTCATTGTCGGCGGCGGTCCTGCGGGACTTTCTGCCGCCATCTATCTGGCACGGGCGAAGTGCAAGGTGCTCGTTATCGAAAAGGACAAGGTCGGCGGGCAGATTACAATCACAGCCGATGTCGTGAACTATCCCGGCACGGGCAAGGTCAGCGGCTCCGAGCTTGCGGCACAGATGGAGGAGCAGGCGCGCGGATTCGGCGCGGAGTTCGTCACGGCAGAGGTCATCGGTCTGAAGCTCGATCAGGACATCAAGGAGCTTGAGACGACGGCGGGCACGGTCGAGGCGCTGAGCGTCATCCTCGCGACGGGCGCAAACCCGCGCAAGGTGGGCTTCTACGGCGAGAAAAAGTTCCAGGGGCGCGGCGTTGCCTACTGCGCGACCTGCGATGCCGAGTTCTTCACGGGCATGGACATCTTCGTTATCGGCGGCGGGCTTGCGGCGGTGGAGGAGAGTATGTTCCTCTCGCGCTACGGCAAGTCCGTCACGATGCTCGTGCGCAGCGACAAGTTCCGCGCGCCGCAGACGGCGGTGGACGCGCTCGCGAACTATCCGAACATCAAGGTGCGTTTCAACACGGTGGTGGAGCGCGTCGGCGGCGAGACGATGATCTCCTATGCCGATTTCCGCGATGAGACGACGGGCAAGGTCGAGCACTATATGGCGAAGGACGGGGAGACATTCGGTGTCTTTGTCTTTGCCGGATATATCCCGAACACGGGGCTCTTCCGTGAGCAGATCGCGCTGAACGAGCAGGGCTATGTCATTACGAACGAGGAGAAGGAGACGAATATCAAGGGCGTCTTTGCGGCGGGCGATGTCTGCATCAAGACGCTTCGTCAGGTCGTGACAGCGGTCTCCGACGGCGCTGTCAGTGCAGTTGCGGCGGAGCGTCATGCGGCAGCGCTGCACGATCGTCTGAACATCCCTGCGTTTGCGCGCGCAGAGGTGGATGCAAAGCGCTTTGAGCAGCGTAAGGCATCCATCGAGAAGGAAGCGGCAGAGGGAAATGAGACGAATTTCATCTCCGCTGATATTCGCGAGCAGCTGGCGGCGGTCTTTGATAAATTTGAGACTTCGGTCAAGCTCGTCGGTCACTACGACGACGGCGATCTCTCGCGCGAGCTGCGCGGCTTTATGGATGAGTTCGCGGGTCTCACGGATAAGGTCAGCTATGAGGAGCGCGAGGATGCGGACGGGCAGCCCGGCATCGAGGTTCTGAGAGGGGACGGCACGCCGAGCGGCATTACATTCCACGCCGTGCCGGGCGGACACGAGTTCAACTCGTTCATCCTCGCCCTCTACAATGTGGCAGGCCCCGGTCAGGAGCTGCGGGACGAGACGCGCGCGAAAATTGAGCAGATTTCCGCGCCCGCCGATGTCAAGGTACTCATGTCTCTGTCCTGCACGATGTGCCCCGATGTAGTCGCCGCCGTGCAGCGCATTGCCGCGGAGCGCGCGGATGTGCGCGCGGACATCTTTGACATCCGCTACTTCCCCGAGCTGAAGGAGAAGTACAGCGTGATGAGCGTCCCCTGCATGATCGTGGGGGAGGACCTCTTCTTCGGCAAGAAGAATATTGACGAGGTCGCTGACATTTTGGTCAATCGCGGCTGA
- the rbr gene encoding rubrerythrin, whose amino-acid sequence MELKGSQTEKNLWAAFAGESQAHTKYLYYASQAKKDGYVQISNIFNETAVNEKAHAKIWFKLVSGIGDTKANLAAAAAGENEEWTSMYPEFARVAREEGFDKIARLFDAVGKIEKEHDARYKLLLQKVDEGTVFQRDEKIIWQCLNCGYVCESPKAPMKCPVCEHPQSFFQQVVQNY is encoded by the coding sequence ATGGAACTCAAGGGATCACAGACGGAGAAGAATCTCTGGGCGGCATTTGCCGGAGAGTCGCAGGCGCACACGAAGTATCTCTACTACGCGTCGCAGGCGAAGAAGGATGGCTATGTCCAGATCTCGAACATCTTCAACGAGACGGCGGTCAACGAGAAGGCGCACGCAAAGATCTGGTTCAAGCTCGTCAGCGGCATTGGCGACACGAAGGCGAATCTCGCCGCTGCTGCTGCGGGCGAGAATGAGGAGTGGACGAGCATGTACCCCGAGTTCGCACGCGTGGCGCGCGAGGAAGGGTTTGACAAGATCGCCCGCCTCTTCGATGCTGTCGGCAAGATCGAGAAGGAGCACGACGCCCGCTACAAGCTTCTCCTGCAGAAGGTGGATGAGGGCACGGTGTTCCAGCGCGATGAGAAGATTATCTGGCAGTGCCTCAACTGCGGCTATGTCTGCGAGAGCCCGAAGGCGCCGATGAAGTGCCCCGTCTGTGAGCACCCGCAGTCCTTCTTCCAGCAGGTTGTGCAGAATTACTGA
- a CDS encoding thiamine phosphate synthase produces MTRRKFDLSAYLVIGPENTEGRPVARIIAEAVRAGFTFVQIRAKHAEAREIIELTRAAADVIAAQEKSDSVALVINDRLDAVLAAREQGIVVDGVHVGQGDIPPDVCRKYLGADAIVGLSARTTDLLDYAVHCDTACIDYFGAGPLHATPTKPEAGRTATGEIVTRSLDELTQLHRVSPVPVVVGGGVKVSDLPALRATGVEGFFVVSAVAGAAHPYAAAEEMVRVWRR; encoded by the coding sequence ATGACCCGAAGAAAATTCGATCTGTCCGCCTATCTCGTGATTGGCCCGGAGAATACGGAGGGGCGTCCCGTGGCGCGCATCATCGCTGAGGCTGTGCGTGCGGGCTTCACCTTTGTTCAGATTCGTGCAAAGCACGCGGAGGCGCGTGAGATCATCGAACTCACGCGAGCGGCTGCGGATGTGATCGCGGCACAGGAGAAGTCGGACTCTGTGGCACTCGTCATAAATGATCGTCTCGATGCCGTACTCGCGGCACGGGAGCAGGGGATCGTGGTGGACGGTGTGCATGTGGGGCAGGGGGATATACCGCCCGATGTCTGCCGCAAATACCTCGGTGCGGATGCGATTGTTGGGCTCTCTGCGCGCACAACCGATTTGCTCGACTATGCGGTGCACTGTGATACCGCGTGCATCGACTACTTTGGCGCGGGGCCGCTCCACGCGACGCCGACAAAGCCCGAGGCGGGACGCACGGCGACGGGGGAGATTGTGACGCGCAGCCTCGACGAGCTGACGCAGCTGCATCGCGTGAGCCCCGTGCCCGTCGTCGTGGGTGGTGGGGTCAAGGTGTCCGACCTCCCCGCACTCAGGGCGACGGGGGTCGAGGGCTTCTTCGTCGTCAGTGCCGTTGCGGGGGCAGCACATCCCTACGCCGCCGCAGAGGAGATGGTGCGCGTCTGGCGCAGGTAG
- a CDS encoding NAD(P)-dependent oxidoreductase, producing MKKIGFIGLGIMGAAMAGHLMDAGYELTVYNRTKSKADALVARGAKYADSPGVCARGQDAVITIVGYPKDVEEIYLGTDGILANLKSGAYTADMTTSSPSLAERIYAEAKKRGIHALDAPVTGGDMGARNATLNILVGGDEDAFNAMEPVFAAMGKNIVYEGAAGAGQKTKAANQIAIAGTLAGACEAFAYARAAGLDVEKVFASISGGAAASFQMSNMVRMALDGNFDPGFMIKHFVKDMTIGAETSKEYGVTLPVLEQVLREARTLEERGGGADGTQSLLKYYE from the coding sequence ATGAAAAAAATTGGATTCATCGGACTCGGCATTATGGGCGCCGCGATGGCGGGACATCTCATGGATGCGGGCTATGAACTCACGGTCTACAACCGCACGAAGTCGAAGGCGGATGCACTCGTCGCGCGCGGCGCAAAGTACGCCGACAGCCCCGGCGTATGCGCACGCGGTCAGGATGCTGTCATCACCATCGTCGGCTATCCGAAGGATGTGGAGGAGATCTACCTCGGCACGGACGGCATCCTTGCAAACCTCAAGTCGGGAGCATACACCGCCGATATGACAACCTCCTCTCCCTCCCTTGCCGAGCGCATCTATGCAGAAGCAAAGAAGCGCGGCATTCACGCACTTGACGCCCCCGTCACGGGCGGAGATATGGGCGCACGCAATGCCACGCTCAACATTCTCGTCGGCGGAGATGAGGATGCCTTCAATGCGATGGAACCCGTCTTTGCCGCCATGGGCAAGAACATTGTCTACGAGGGCGCAGCGGGCGCAGGACAAAAGACCAAGGCGGCGAACCAGATTGCGATTGCGGGCACGCTCGCAGGTGCGTGCGAGGCATTCGCCTATGCGCGCGCGGCGGGGCTCGATGTGGAGAAGGTCTTTGCATCCATCTCAGGCGGTGCGGCGGCGAGCTTCCAAATGTCCAATATGGTACGTATGGCACTCGACGGGAACTTTGACCCCGGATTTATGATAAAGCACTTCGTCAAGGATATGACGATCGGTGCGGAGACCTCCAAGGAGTACGGCGTGACTCTGCCCGTACTGGAGCAGGTGCTGCGTGAGGCGCGCACGCTCGAGGAGCGCGGCGGCGGTGCGGACGGCACGCAGAGTCTGCTGAAATATTATGAGTAA
- a CDS encoding MBL fold metallo-hydrolase RNA specificity domain-containing protein, translating into MRLEFLGAAHVVTGSCYLLHVGDHRYLVDCGMYQGTRRLREMNYEDFPFNPAEIEAVFLTHAHIDHCGRIPRLVREGFRGKIYATRSTCDLVRIMLPDSAHIQESDAELFNRKNARRSEAPISPLYTQADAFAALELFEPVAYQSTLSVDNLRLTFRDAGHILGSAILEIVVEENGQESNLVFSGDLGQPNQPILRDPDTIAGADFLLVESTYGDRIHRDYDKETALLEVIRDTMDRGGNVIIPSFAVGRTQTLLYYFYNLWKAGRLDGDIPIIIDSPLAIQATRVFLKNYEDFDEETIAFFGEQGKIPSFPQVRIAETAAESRALNSAEGSAIILSASGMADAGRVLHHLKHNLWRPESTVLFVGYQAEGSLGRRLVDGIKRVRVLGEEIAVKAQIQVLEGFSAHADAEQIVDWMRSIKDPRPAKVFLVHGEGQAQEALKERIQEELGLEVYAPFLGDIVTIQGRSANLIHSNIPSVSVEAEMEDVMRDFDAEYRQLRKAVIRTVVRQPKLMEPIIRTLQKARNYFKKLAAPYNI; encoded by the coding sequence ATGCGGCTCGAGTTTTTGGGCGCGGCACACGTCGTCACGGGTTCATGTTATCTGCTTCATGTGGGCGATCACAGGTATCTTGTGGACTGCGGCATGTATCAGGGAACGCGTCGTCTGCGCGAGATGAACTATGAGGACTTTCCGTTCAATCCCGCCGAGATCGAGGCGGTCTTTCTGACGCACGCACATATTGATCACTGCGGGCGCATTCCGCGTCTCGTGCGCGAGGGCTTCCGCGGGAAGATCTATGCGACGCGCTCCACCTGCGATCTCGTCCGCATCATGCTGCCCGACTCGGCGCATATTCAGGAAAGTGATGCGGAACTCTTCAACCGAAAGAATGCACGTCGCAGCGAAGCACCCATCTCGCCGCTCTATACACAGGCGGATGCCTTTGCCGCGCTCGAGCTGTTCGAGCCTGTTGCATATCAGTCCACGCTCTCCGTGGACAATCTGCGGCTCACCTTCCGCGACGCGGGGCATATTCTCGGCTCGGCGATTCTCGAGATTGTGGTGGAGGAGAACGGGCAGGAGTCGAATCTGGTCTTCTCGGGCGACCTCGGGCAGCCGAATCAGCCCATCCTGCGTGACCCTGATACGATTGCGGGAGCGGATTTCCTGCTTGTCGAGTCCACGTACGGTGACCGCATTCATCGCGACTACGACAAGGAGACGGCACTGCTCGAGGTGATCCGCGATACGATGGATCGCGGCGGCAACGTCATCATCCCGTCGTTTGCCGTGGGGCGGACGCAGACACTTCTCTACTACTTTTACAATCTGTGGAAGGCGGGGCGGCTCGACGGGGACATCCCGATCATCATTGACAGCCCGCTTGCGATTCAGGCGACACGCGTCTTTCTGAAAAACTATGAGGACTTCGACGAGGAGACGATTGCGTTCTTCGGTGAACAGGGGAAGATTCCCTCATTTCCGCAGGTGCGCATTGCAGAGACGGCGGCAGAGTCGCGTGCGCTGAACTCTGCGGAAGGCTCTGCAATCATCCTCTCTGCCTCGGGCATGGCGGATGCGGGGCGCGTCCTGCACCATTTGAAGCATAATCTCTGGCGACCCGAGTCCACCGTGCTCTTCGTCGGCTATCAGGCGGAAGGAAGTCTCGGGCGGCGTCTCGTTGACGGCATCAAGCGCGTGCGCGTGCTCGGTGAGGAGATCGCAGTCAAGGCGCAGATTCAGGTGCTCGAAGGCTTCTCGGCGCACGCGGACGCAGAGCAGATTGTCGACTGGATGCGGTCGATCAAAGATCCCCGCCCTGCGAAGGTCTTTCTCGTTCACGGTGAGGGACAGGCGCAGGAGGCGCTTAAGGAACGGATTCAGGAGGAACTCGGGCTTGAGGTGTATGCGCCCTTCCTCGGCGACATTGTGACGATCCAGGGGCGGAGTGCCAATCTCATCCACTCGAATATCCCATCTGTTTCGGTCGAAGCGGAGATGGAGGATGTCATGCGCGACTTCGATGCGGAGTACCGTCAGCTGCGCAAGGCAGTCATCCGCACGGTTGTGCGTCAGCCGAAGCTCATGGAGCCGATCATCCGCACGCTGCAGAAGGCTCGCAACTACTTCAAGAAACTCGCCGCGCCCTATAATATTTGA